A genomic stretch from Oreochromis niloticus isolate F11D_XX linkage group LG11, O_niloticus_UMD_NMBU, whole genome shotgun sequence includes:
- the LOC109204079 gene encoding C-type mannose receptor 2, which translates to MKSFDCVTAEQTSHRVGAAADEIHEDVFTVFQLSVMKRCGLILLLLSGYVMVCHLQSDQLVRQLHLVDLQKSWNDAQQYCRDEYIDLAIVNSSALIQEAQKRAGSTEAWIGLFKSDWKWSQTGPVQSSWLNFWFPGQPGTDECVTITGFGSWSTRPCSATYPFVCYDAANNSHILVTNSMTWSDAQSYCRQTYTDLSTITDWSDNSQIAFMLPTTVDAWIGLYRNWMWSNSSTASNLPWGPGQPDNSVNCATIVGSMGSFNSHNCGDQRPFLCSRDVKPSASRSVKVQLRAGSADLNDPTVQESILQQVREKLVEQGIREEVKLRWRTQPDGKIFHREEETAGDSEEEDCGTVMTDS; encoded by the exons ATGAAGAGTTTTGACTGTGTCACAGCTGAACAGACGTCTCATCGTGTCGG AGCAGCTGCAGATGAGATTCATGAGGACGTCTTCACAGTTTTTCAGCTCTCAGTCATGAAGAGGTGTGGACTgatcctgctgctgctctcag GTTACGTGATGGTCTGCCATCTTCAGTCTGATCAGTTAGTCAGACAGCTCCACCTGGTTGACCTGCAGAAGTCCTGGAACGATGCTCAGCAATACTGCAGAGATGAGTACATCGACCTCGCCATCGTTAACAGCTCAGCTCTCATCCAGGAAGCCCAGAAAAGGGCGGGGAGCACAGAGGCGTGGATTGGACTCTTCAAGAGCGACTGGAAATGGTCTCAAACTGGTCCAGTTCAGTCATCCTGGTTAAATTTCTGGTTCCCGGGACAGCCAGGGACTGATGAGTGTGTTACGATAACTGGATTTGGATCATGGTCCACAAGACCGTGCTCAGCTACTTATCCCTTTGTCTGCTATGACG CTGCGAATAACAGTCACATCCTGGTGACAAACTCAATGACCTGGTCTGATGCTCAGTCTTACTGCAGACAGACGTACACGGACCTGAGCACCATCACCGACTGGTCGGACAACAGCCAGATAGCTTTTATGTTGCCAACTACTGTTGATGCCTGGATTGGACTGTACAGAAACTGGATGTGGTCCAACTCGAGCACAGCCTCCAACCTGCCGTGGGGGCCCGGGCAGCCTGATAACAGCGTAAACTGTGCCACAATAGTCGGATCAATGGGCTCCTTCAACAGTCATAACTGTGGTGACCAACGCCCCTTCCTCTGCTCCAGAG ATGTCAAACCTTCAGCCTCGAGGTCAGTGAAGGTTCAGCTGAGGGCGGGATCTGCAGACCTGAACGACCCCACAGTGCAAGAATCCATCCTGcagcag GTGAGGGAGAAGCTGGTGGAGCAAGGGATCAGAGAGGAGGTGAAGCTGAGGTGGAGGACGCAGCCTGATGGGAAGATTTTccacagagaggaggagacagCCGGTGACAGTGAGGAGGAAGACTGTGGGACGGTTATGACTGACAGTtga